The following nucleotide sequence is from Barnesiella viscericola DSM 18177.
ACAGAAAATGTCAGTAGTATTAACCGTTTTTATCATCTTGGCTTCGTTGCTGATGATAGGCATCGTATTGGTACAGAAATCAAAAGGGGGAGGCCTTGCTTCCAATTTCGCATCATCTAACCAGATTATGGGTGTTCGCAAGACCACCGATTTCGTAGAGAAAGCCACTTGGACACTGGCTGTCGTAATCATGGTTTTAAGCATAGCTACCGTATTTGTATCGCACAACAGTCAAACCACTTCCGGTTCGGAAATCAAAGACGTAGTAAACACCGAGGCTCCTGCCGCCCTCCCCGGATTCGAAACTCCGGCTACCGGCAACCAAGCTGCTCCGGCTCAACAAGCCCCTGCTCAACAGGCTCCTGCCCAAGAAGCACCGGCTCAGGAGACTCCGGCCCAGTAATCACGCGATTCAAACCTGACTTTATACGATGCCCGAACCTACTATGTGTACGTTCGGGCATTTTGTTTCAACCATAATCCCCTCACACTATGAACGACACGAAAAAATTCTGGAACCTGTTCAAGCGTCACCGCGACAAGGAGCTATCGGCGGCCGAAAAAGAGAAGGAGCGGGCCCTGCAAACCCAACTCGGGAAGCTGGCCCGCAACGGTATAGCTTTCGACTTCGACAAAGGGAAGGTATTGCCCCGGCAATCGAAATTCGGAGGTCGGCCCACCCTGCCCACCTCCTGGCAATGGCCCCGATACACCAACGAATATGGCGAAGAACGGCTTCTCCCCTTTCTCCTGCAAATCAACTGCGAGGAGCTGGCACCCTGTGACACCGACAACCTGCTGCCGCATGAGGGCATGTTCTACCTCTTCTACGATCTTGCAGACCAACCCTGGCTCAACAGCCCGGGAGCCCAACTGCTCTACACACCCACCCCGGCGGCCGAATTGACTCCGACCGAATATCCCGATGGCCTGGCCGATACCCAACGCCTCCACGAGATGGGGCTCAAATTCTCCAATTACCCGTCCATACCCGACTGGGACGACTATAACAGTCTGCTCGGTGGCGACGACAACGCCAGCAACTATACCGACTGGGACATTATCGAGCCGCAATTGGAGAGCTGGGGATACCCTGCTGTCGAATCGGACGGGCGCCTGCTGGGATACGCCCGGTTAATCCAGAACGGGATTGCCGAGCTATGCGAATCGAGAGCCCGGGGTGACAAGCCGGAGAGTTACAGCCCCGAGTCGGCCCGCGAATGGATATTGCTACTGCAACTCGACAGCGTCGACGAAGCCGAGGTCGAGGTCCCATTCGGCGACTGTGGCAGCCTCTATTTCTACATCAGGCAGAGCGATCTGAAACGCCGCGACTTCTCCCACATACAGTTCGAGATGCAATGCTATTAAAACCGTAACCTGATACCTCTCCACACGAGAGAGAGTTCCACTGACATTCCCCATCTACAAACCAAGAGGGCTCGACGGCAAACCGTCGAGCCCTCTTTTGTTCCCTTTCAAAGGGAGGAACTTGTCCCAATATATTATGAATAGAAGGAAATAGCCGGGCTATCCGTCAGACAGCCCGGTATCGAATGGTCTGAAATTAGTCTTGAAGCATCCAGCCCAAATCTTCATAGCGGACGAAGGTGGCTGATTCTTTCTGGCGAGAACCCTCTTTCACACCGTTCAGAATGCGACCGAACGGAGTCACGTCGCTATACTCATAGATATACTCGCAAGAGGCCTTGCCGTTCTTCATCATCTCTTCGGGGCAGAATATTCTCTGAATCTTCACAATCTTGTTCTTGTGCGACAGGAAAGTACACATATCAATGTGCTGTTTAGCCTGAGCAGCCTCATACTCGCTCATGTCGGCCGTTGCTGTTGCAGTGGGATAGGTATCGGGATCCATCACGTCGCCATCGGCAGGAGTTTCGAGATTACTCTGCGCGGCCGAACCCGTGTTGCTCAGGTCGTCGCCGGGAGCTACATTATCCTCGGGATAGCTCTCGTCCGACTCTTTTACCTCCATATCCTTGTCGACAATCTCGGTCACCGGTTTGCTTACGACATATTTCTTTCCCTCTTCGGTGAGGTTTACCGTTACGAAATAGTGGTCATACTGTCCTGCATACCAGCCTGTACGCGTCTCGACAATCAAGTCGACCTTATAGTCAATCACCCCGGCTGCCGCCAATTTTTTCAGTTGGAAACGGGCATCGGCATCGTCCAACTCGTAATAACCCGTATTGAGTCTTACTACCTGACTACTGTCCTGAAACATAACCAACTGATCTTCCAATGCGCCTTCGGCACTACCTTTCGACAACGAATCACTTCCACAGGAAGCGAGCATGACACCACAGATTCCTACCAGGGAACCCATCAAAATTCTTGATGCTTTTCTCATAACGATTAAATTAAAATTTGTGTTTTTATACTGACAAACGGCTCAACCCGTCTGCTCTTTCTTGTTTATCACACTTGCAGTCAAGATTATCAACGCATCAAGAATTCGACACATCGGTTTAGCGATTTTTCAGTCCCCTTTCTTATCTTACGTCTTTACTATCCAACACCATTTGACGAGTCGGTTAGTCCCCCCCCAACTGCTATCGATATAGCAAAGTTAATGTTTTTTCAAATTATATCACATAAAACCATAAAAAAATACGCAAGAAAAATAAACTTTTATTACACCCGTCACCGGCTCTCATTTACATAGCAAGGGGCAAGCCTCTGATTTCTATCGGCTTGCCCCCTCTACATACTGTTATTCCATGATTGCCTACTTGGCCGGTTTCAAAGCCTCCATGATGGCGGCTTCGAGCTCGTCGGCCAACTCGGGATTATCTTCCACACACTTCTTGGCGGCATCACGACCCTGTCCCAGCTTGGTATCGCCATAGCTGAACCACGAACCGCTCTTCTTGATGATACCCTTGTCGACACCCAGGTCGATTATCTCGCCCGAACGCGAAATGCCTTCACCAAACATGATGTCGAACTCGGCCTTGCGGAAGGGAGGAGCCACCTTGTTTTTCACCACCTTCACGCGGGTCTGGTTACCAATCACCTCGTCGCCGTCTTTGAGCTGGCTGATGCGGCGAATGTCGAGGCGCACCGAAGCGTAGAATTTCAAGGCGTTACCGCCGGTCGTCGTCTCGGGGTTTCCAAACATCACCCCAATCTTGTCGCGCAACTGGTTGATGAAGATGCAGGTAGTGTTGGTCTTGCTGATGGTTGCCGTGAGCTTGCGCAACGCCTGTGACATGAGTCGGGCCTGCAAACCCATCTTCGAGTCGCCCATGTCGCCTTCGAGTTCGGCCTTCGGGGTCAGAGCCGCTACCGAGTCGATGACCACGATGTCGACGGCCGACGAACGTATCAGCTGGTCAGCAATTTCGAGGGCCTGCTCCCCGCTGTCGGGCTGCGAAATCCACAGATTCTCCACATCGACCCCCAGCTTCTCGGCATAGAAGCGGTCGAAAGCGTGCTCGGCATCGATGATGGCGGCGATACCGCCCGCCTTCTGGGCCTCGGCAATGGCATGAATGGCCAGCGTCGTCTTACCCGACGATTCGGGACCGTAGATCTCGATGACACGTCCGCGGGGATAACCGCCCACGCCCAATGCCGCATTCAGCGCGATAGAGCCGGTGGGAATCACAGCCACCTCCTCGACCGAGTCGTCGCCCAGTTTCATGATGGCGCCGCGGCCGTAGCTCTTCTCGATTTTATCCATGGCCGCCTGCAAGGCTTTCAGCTTCTCCGACGGCACCGGCACCCGCTTTCCGGCACCGGCATTAGTTTGCGTTTGTTGTTCTTCCATAATCGTTCCTATTTTTTATTTACTTTTTCAAAATCTGTGCGGCGTGGTTCTTGGTATCGACCTTCTCGATCACATCGGCAATCACACCGTTCTCGTCGATGATAAAGGTTGTGCGCACGGTTCCCATGTAGGTGCGGCCCGCCATCTTCTTCTCGCGCCATACCCCGAAAGCCTCGTTCAACGTCAACGCCGTGTCGGCAATCAGCGGGAAAGGCAACGCCTGCTTCTCGATAAACTTCACGTGCGAAGCCTCGCTATCCTTGCTCACCCCCACCACGGCATACCCGGCAGCCTGCAAGTCGGCATAGTTGTCGCGCAGGTTGCAAGCCTCGGCCGTACAGCCGGGAGTATTGTCCTTGGGATAGAAATAAAGTACCAGTTTGCGACCCGCAAAGTCGCTCAAACGTATCTCTTTGCCCGATTGGTCCACTCCCAATATCTCGGGAGCTTTGTCTCCTTGTTTCAGTGCCATAATCTTATCCATTTAATTCATTATGTAAAGATAGTGATAGGTGAGAGTAGTGACAAACGAAAATGCAATTTTCAGGTTTGGTCCTACCGAACCGAATCCTATCTCATTCAAAGGTACGAAAAGGAGAGCACAGCGGCAAACAATTTACTCATCAACTGTCAAAAGCGATACGTGAATCGTCTCTCTCCCTTTCGGACAATACAAAGATAGCACCACACCTGCGCATATCTTATGCGCAAGTAAGTTAATAAAAGTTTAATACATAATAACCCGGAAACTCACGACTGCTTCTTGTAGGTGAGGGCCGCCACGGCATTGAAGAGCCCGGCAAAGCCCAGCAGAGCGACATACTGCGGCCACAGCTCCACAACCGAAGCGCCTTTGAGATAGACGGCCCGCATCACCGTGACAAAGTAGCGGGGCGGCAACAGATAGGTGATGTCGCGGGCCCAGGCGGGCATCGACTCGATGGGGGTAAGCAGTCCACTCATGAGCACAAAAATCATGATGAAGAAGAACATCACAAACATAGTCTGCTGCATGGTCGAGGAGCGGTTGGCAATGATGATGCCCAACCCCGACATGGTGAGTATGAAAAAGAGGGCGGCCAGGTAGACGGCTCCTACCGAGCCGGCAGGCGTGAGCCCATAAACCCACCAGGCCAACAACATGGCGAGGGTAAGCACCACAAAGCCGATAATCCAGTAGGGTATGAGTTTGGCCAGCGTAAAGAGGAATCGGCTCACCGGAGTGACGTTTATCTGCTCGATGGTGCCAAACTCCTTCTCGCTCACGAGATTCAACCCGGGCAGGAAGCCGCAGATAAGTATCAGCAGGATAATCATCAGGGCAGGCACCATGAAATAGGGATAGTTGAGTGTGGGGTTATACCGGTTCTGCACGGCAAAGAGGTCGGCCTGAACCACGGGCGACTGCTCCTGCCGCACCTCGGTGAGGGCCTGCTGCACGATTTGAACCATATACTGCGACCCCAAACCACCTTTGAGGGCATTGGTCCCGTTCACATCGATGCCGATGCGCCGGGGCGAACTACCGGCGAGCGAGAGCTCGAACGATTCGGGAATGGAGAGTATCACATCGGCCTTACCGGCTTCGAGCGTGGCATAGGCCTCCTCGTAGCTCCCGGTCACCCCCCTGAGGGTAAAGTAGTCCGACGCCCGCAACTTCTCCACGATACGGCGCGAAAGTTCGGAGTGGTCGTTGTCGACCACCGACACCCCCACATGACGCACGTCCATCGTCGCCACCCAGGGAATAACCAGCATCACCAACAACGGGAAGAGTATCACCATCTTGGGCATAAAGGCGTTGCGTATGAACTGCCTAAACTCCTTTTCGAGTAAAACGCGCAAGGTTCTCATCGTCATTCGAGTTTATCGTTAAACTTTTTGAGGGCCACCCCCACCAGCACCACCGTCATGGCCAGCAGAATCACACTCTCCTGCCACACCGCCGGGAACGACTGCCCGCCAATCATCAGCTTGCGCACCGCTTCGATATACCAGCGGGCAGGAATTACACACGAGACGGCCTGCAAGATGCCGGGCATATTCTCGACCGGGAAGAGCATGCCCGAGAGCATGATGACCGGCAGCATGAGCAGCATACCCGAGACGAGTATCGCCACCACCTGCGTGTGTGCAACGGTCGAGATGAAGAGCCCCAATGCCAGCGAGAGCAGCAGGTAGAGCAGCGAGAGGCCCACCAGCCCGGCAACAGACCCCGTCATGGGCACGCCCAGCACATAACGGGCCAGCAGCAGAATGACGGTGAGGTTGAGGCACGAGAGGAGGAAATAGGGTATCATCTTGGCCGAGATAATCCAAATGGGACGCACCGGCGAGACGAGCAGCACCTCCATCGAACCGCTCTCCTTTTCGCGCACAATCGAGACCGAGGTCATCATGGCGCAGATGAGGATAAAGACGAGTCCCATGAGTCCGGGTACGAAATTGTAGGAGCTCTTCATCTGCGGATTGTAGAGGATACGCACCGCCGGAGCCGAGTCGACCGTCACCGAGCCGTCGGCCTGGAAAGCCCGTTGCAGGTAGACCAGTCCGGTACCGGCGTTGTTGGGGTTCGAGGCATCAAGAATGAACTGCACGGCCGCCTCGTCGACAGCCCCGGCAGCGGCTTGCTCGACCAACCGGTCGTAATCGTCGGCAAAGACCACCACGGCCGCCGCCTGTCCGCTGCGCAACACCCGGTCGATGCGCGACTGGTCGATATACCCCTTGAAGGTGAAATAGGGATTGACGCGCATGCGCTCGACCTGTTGTCGCACCGCCTCGGTGCGGTTGGGAGCCACGGCAAAGAACTCGATGTTGTTCACCTCGGTCGAGATGGCAAATCCGAAGAGCAGCACCTGCACCACCGGCATGAGCAGCACGACAAGCATCGTGCGCCGGTCGCGCAGAATGTGCAGCGTCTCTTTCTTGACAAAATGTAAAAAACCACTCATAGCTATTCCCTCCGTTTTGCACCCCGGGCCAAGATGCGGAACACCTCGTCCATCGACCCGGCCCCAAACTTGCTCTTCAATTCGGCCGGAGCCCCCAGGGCCTCGATTTTGCCGTCGACCATAATCGACACCCGCGAGCAATACTCGGCCTCGTCCATATAGTGTGTGGTGACGAAGACGGTTGTACCGCCTGCCGCCGCCTCGTAAATCATCTCCCAGAACTGTCGGCGAGTCACCGGGTCGACCCCGCCCGTGGGCTCGTCGAGAAAAACCACCTCGGGCCGGTGCAACGTGGCTACCGAGAAGGCCAGCTTCTGTTTCCAACCCAGCGGGAGAGCCCCCACCAGCGTATCGGCTTCGCTCCTGAAATGGAGCCGGTTGAGCACGGCCACCGTGCGCCGCAGCGTCTCGTAACGACCCAGACCGTAGATGCCGGCATAGAGGCGTATGTTCTCGCGCACGGTAAGGTCGTCGTAGAGCGAGAACTTTTGACTCATGTACCCGATGTGACGCTTGATCTGCTCGCCCTGCCTCACCACGTCGAACCCGGCCACCTGCCCGCTGCCCGAGGTGGGATAGATCAACCCGCACAGCATGCGCATGGCAGTCGTCTTACCGGCGCCGTTGGCTCCCAGAAAGCCGAATATCTCACCCCGCCGCACCTCGAAGGTGATGTGGTCGACGGCGGTAAAGCTGCCGAAGCATTTGCACAAGTCGTGCACCGATATGATTATGTCATCGCTCATTGCTGCATCAGTTTCATGAATACATCTTCAATACCGGCCGGCACCGGCTCTACCGTAACCGACCCGAATCCCCGTTGCCGCAACAGCCGCTCGAAGGCCCGGGCATCGAACCCCTCGGCCACCACCAGATGGTGGGCGGCCCCGAAGGGGTAGCACTCCTTCACCCCCTCGGCCCGACGGGCTTCGAGCAACAGGCCGTACATGTCGTCGCCCGACAGGGCATAGAGCGGCGCATCGAACCGCGCCACAATTCCGGCCGGGGTATCGACACCCAGCAGATGCCCGTTGTTACAGAGGGCAATGCGGTCGCAACGGCACGCCTCGTCCATGTAAGGGGTGGAGACCAGGATCGAGATGCCCTTCTGCTTCAAGTCGGAGAGCATGTCCCAGAACTCCCCGCGCGAAACGGCATCGACGCCCGTGGTGGGTTCGTCGAGAAAGAGCACCGAGGGCCGGTGTATGAGGGCACAACACAGGGCCAGCTTCTGCTTCATACCGCCCGACAGCTTCCCGGCCCGCCGCTTGCGGAAGGGCTCTATCTGCCGGTAGATGGGGGCAATCCAGTCGTAAGCCTCCCGCACCTTCACCCCGAACAGGGCGGCAAAAAAGTCGAGATTCTCGGCCACCGACAGGTCGGCATAGAGCGAGAATCGACCCGGCATATACCCCACCCGACTGCGTATCTCGCGGTACTGGCTCACGATGTCGAAGCCGTCGACCGTCGCGCTCCCCTCATCGGGGTCGAGCAGCGTGGCCAGCAACCTGAACAGGGTAGTCTTGCCTGCACCGTCTGGGCCAATCAGGCCGAACAGCTCGCCCCGCCGCACCTCGAACGTAATCTGTTCGAGGGCCGTGAGGTTACCGTATCGCTTGGTAAGCCCCCGCACCTCTATGGCATTCTGTGGTATCATCGCTATCGATTCAGAATCGGGTTTATCACTTTTCGGGCAATCGCACCTCACCGTAAAGGCCTATCTTCAACAGGCCGTCATTCTCGACCGCAATCTTCACGGCATAGACCAGATTGGCCCGGGTGTCGCGGGTCTGAATCGTCTTGGGGGTAAACTCGCTCTCCGAGGCAATCCAGGTGATGCGGCCGGGATACTCCCGCTGCTGGTCGCCGCCGAAATCGGCCACGACGGTCACCTCCTGCCCCACCTTCAACCGGGCCAGCTGGTCCGATGTAAAGTAGGCTCGCAGATAGAGGCGGCTCATATCGGCCACCTTCATGAGCGGACGTCCGGCAGCCGCCAACTCGCCCGCCTCGCTATACTTGACCAGTACCGACCCGTCAATGGGCGAGGCTATGCGGCACTTGGCCAACCGGTCCTCGACCTGAGCTATCTGCAAGTCGACCGCCGAGGCATTGGCATCGAGAGCCGAGGTATTGTTTTCGAGGTTGGAGAGCAACGCCTCCAACTGGCCGTTCAAGACCCGTATCGAAGCGTTGATGTCGTCGAGCTGCTTGGTCGTGGCCGCCCCGTCGTTCAACAGGTTCTCCACCCGGCTGCGCTCCCTCTCCTGCTGGGCTATCTGGCTGCGCAGGGCCGAGGCCTGCTTGGCCACGTCGGGCCGGTTGCTGTGAATCGAAGCACGCTGCCGTTCGAGTTGCAGCTTCTGCAAATACAACTGCACGGTATCTATCGCCCCCACCTGACGACCGGCCACAAGCGTGTCGCCCTCCTCGACGTCGAAGTAGAGAATGCGCCCCGTGGCCTCGGCCGAGACCACCACCTCGGTAGCCTCGAAAGTGCCCGTCGCATCGAAATCGTCACGGTTGCCGCACGCAACCAGAAGCAGCGGCACGATGCTGTAAACTGCGATTTTTTTCATCTTGTTCAGGATTTATCGGTTCATCGTATGTTTGAGTTCATAAAGGGTTTTCAGCAGCTCGATTTCGCGCATGCTGCGGGCCATCGAAGCGGTAGCCTCGTCGGTAATCTTCATCAGCAGGTCGTGCGTGTCGATGACCCCGTTGCGCAACTTCGACTCGGCCGCCTCGCGCACCGACCGTCGCAGGGCCACGATGCGATCGTCGTCGGCCAAAGCCCGGCGCAACCGGGCGATGTCGCCCTGGTTCTGCGTAGTCTGCAACTGTGTATTGAAGAGGAAGATATCGCGTTGCACCTCGACCTGCCTGCGGGCGGTGCGCAACTTGTCGAGGTTGTTCTTCTGGGTGTAATAGGCCCCGAAGTTCCACGACAGTTTCACCCCCAGCAGAGCGTTCCAGCTCCAATCACCGTTCATCATGCCCTGCATGAAATCGAGGCCGGGATAGCCGTAATAGCCCTGCGCAAAGAGTCCCAGACGAGGCATCGACGACGATTTCACCAGACGCTCCTGAGCCGAGAGCCGGTCAATCTTCGCGGCAAACAACGACAGTTCGGGACGCTCGTTCCCGCCCATCGGTGCCTCCACCACGGCCGGTCGCAGCAGCGTGCGGTCGCCCAGCGCCTCACCGATAAAGAGACCCAACATGCCACGGTAACTCTCCCGCGAAGCCTCGAACTGACCCAACTGCTGCCCCACGGTGAGCAGCTCGGCCTCCAACACATCGGCATCGCTCTGCATGGCTACCCCGTTGCGCTGCAAGGCTTCGATCTTGGCCAGATTGCTTCGCAGCAGCTCCTGCGTCAACCGCGTCTGAGCGATACGCTCGTCGAGCAGCAGGATACCGAAATAGAGATCGTCGATGCGACCGTCGAGGCTGTGCATCTCGACATCGGCCGACGAGCGCTGTTCGGCCGCCTCGGCCCGAGCCATACCCCGGTCGGCGGCCGACTTGCCACCGTCCCAGATGGTCTGGTTCAGCTCCAACGCTACCTTATACTGGTCTTGCCTCAATCCGGGAATCTCCACTCCCTGCCGGGAGAGCATGCCGGTAAGCACATCGGGAAAGGTGGGTACATCGGTCTGCCATGTGGCCTGAGCCGACAGGGCCACCTGCGGAATCCAGGCCCGGGCGGCGTTGGAGAGGCTGT
It contains:
- the secG gene encoding preprotein translocase subunit SecG yields the protein MSVVLTVFIILASLLMIGIVLVQKSKGGGLASNFASSNQIMGVRKTTDFVEKATWTLAVVIMVLSIATVFVSHNSQTTSGSEIKDVVNTEAPAALPGFETPATGNQAAPAQQAPAQQAPAQEAPAQETPAQ
- a CDS encoding YwqG family protein, which translates into the protein MNDTKKFWNLFKRHRDKELSAAEKEKERALQTQLGKLARNGIAFDFDKGKVLPRQSKFGGRPTLPTSWQWPRYTNEYGEERLLPFLLQINCEELAPCDTDNLLPHEGMFYLFYDLADQPWLNSPGAQLLYTPTPAAELTPTEYPDGLADTQRLHEMGLKFSNYPSIPDWDDYNSLLGGDDNASNYTDWDIIEPQLESWGYPAVESDGRLLGYARLIQNGIAELCESRARGDKPESYSPESAREWILLLQLDSVDEAEVEVPFGDCGSLYFYIRQSDLKRRDFSHIQFEMQCY
- the recA gene encoding recombinase RecA; this translates as MEEQQTQTNAGAGKRVPVPSEKLKALQAAMDKIEKSYGRGAIMKLGDDSVEEVAVIPTGSIALNAALGVGGYPRGRVIEIYGPESSGKTTLAIHAIAEAQKAGGIAAIIDAEHAFDRFYAEKLGVDVENLWISQPDSGEQALEIADQLIRSSAVDIVVIDSVAALTPKAELEGDMGDSKMGLQARLMSQALRKLTATISKTNTTCIFINQLRDKIGVMFGNPETTTGGNALKFYASVRLDIRRISQLKDGDEVIGNQTRVKVVKNKVAPPFRKAEFDIMFGEGISRSGEIIDLGVDKGIIKKSGSWFSYGDTKLGQGRDAAKKCVEDNPELADELEAAIMEALKPAK
- the bcp gene encoding thioredoxin-dependent thiol peroxidase yields the protein MALKQGDKAPEILGVDQSGKEIRLSDFAGRKLVLYFYPKDNTPGCTAEACNLRDNYADLQAAGYAVVGVSKDSEASHVKFIEKQALPFPLIADTALTLNEAFGVWREKKMAGRTYMGTVRTTFIIDENGVIADVIEKVDTKNHAAQILKK
- a CDS encoding ABC transporter permease, with product MRTLRVLLEKEFRQFIRNAFMPKMVILFPLLVMLVIPWVATMDVRHVGVSVVDNDHSELSRRIVEKLRASDYFTLRGVTGSYEEAYATLEAGKADVILSIPESFELSLAGSSPRRIGIDVNGTNALKGGLGSQYMVQIVQQALTEVRQEQSPVVQADLFAVQNRYNPTLNYPYFMVPALMIILLILICGFLPGLNLVSEKEFGTIEQINVTPVSRFLFTLAKLIPYWIIGFVVLTLAMLLAWWVYGLTPAGSVGAVYLAALFFILTMSGLGIIIANRSSTMQQTMFVMFFFIMIFVLMSGLLTPIESMPAWARDITYLLPPRYFVTVMRAVYLKGASVVELWPQYVALLGFAGLFNAVAALTYKKQS
- a CDS encoding ABC transporter permease → MSGFLHFVKKETLHILRDRRTMLVVLLMPVVQVLLFGFAISTEVNNIEFFAVAPNRTEAVRQQVERMRVNPYFTFKGYIDQSRIDRVLRSGQAAAVVVFADDYDRLVEQAAAGAVDEAAVQFILDASNPNNAGTGLVYLQRAFQADGSVTVDSAPAVRILYNPQMKSSYNFVPGLMGLVFILICAMMTSVSIVREKESGSMEVLLVSPVRPIWIISAKMIPYFLLSCLNLTVILLLARYVLGVPMTGSVAGLVGLSLLYLLLSLALGLFISTVAHTQVVAILVSGMLLMLPVIMLSGMLFPVENMPGILQAVSCVIPARWYIEAVRKLMIGGQSFPAVWQESVILLAMTVVLVGVALKKFNDKLE
- a CDS encoding ABC transporter ATP-binding protein, yielding MSDDIIISVHDLCKCFGSFTAVDHITFEVRRGEIFGFLGANGAGKTTAMRMLCGLIYPTSGSGQVAGFDVVRQGEQIKRHIGYMSQKFSLYDDLTVRENIRLYAGIYGLGRYETLRRTVAVLNRLHFRSEADTLVGALPLGWKQKLAFSVATLHRPEVVFLDEPTGGVDPVTRRQFWEMIYEAAAGGTTVFVTTHYMDEAEYCSRVSIMVDGKIEALGAPAELKSKFGAGSMDEVFRILARGAKRRE
- a CDS encoding ABC transporter ATP-binding protein, coding for MIPQNAIEVRGLTKRYGNLTALEQITFEVRRGELFGLIGPDGAGKTTLFRLLATLLDPDEGSATVDGFDIVSQYREIRSRVGYMPGRFSLYADLSVAENLDFFAALFGVKVREAYDWIAPIYRQIEPFRKRRAGKLSGGMKQKLALCCALIHRPSVLFLDEPTTGVDAVSRGEFWDMLSDLKQKGISILVSTPYMDEACRCDRIALCNNGHLLGVDTPAGIVARFDAPLYALSGDDMYGLLLEARRAEGVKECYPFGAAHHLVVAEGFDARAFERLLRQRGFGSVTVEPVPAGIEDVFMKLMQQ
- a CDS encoding HlyD family secretion protein, with the translated sequence MNKMKKIAVYSIVPLLLVACGNRDDFDATGTFEATEVVVSAEATGRILYFDVEEGDTLVAGRQVGAIDTVQLYLQKLQLERQRASIHSNRPDVAKQASALRSQIAQQERERSRVENLLNDGAATTKQLDDINASIRVLNGQLEALLSNLENNTSALDANASAVDLQIAQVEDRLAKCRIASPIDGSVLVKYSEAGELAAAGRPLMKVADMSRLYLRAYFTSDQLARLKVGQEVTVVADFGGDQQREYPGRITWIASESEFTPKTIQTRDTRANLVYAVKIAVENDGLLKIGLYGEVRLPEK
- a CDS encoding TolC family protein — encoded protein: MMKRVVVLCLGLWCGLVGARAQLTLDDCRQMAREHYPEIRQYDLIRQTEAYSLSNAARAWIPQVALSAQATWQTDVPTFPDVLTGMLSRQGVEIPGLRQDQYKVALELNQTIWDGGKSAADRGMARAEAAEQRSSADVEMHSLDGRIDDLYFGILLLDERIAQTRLTQELLRSNLAKIEALQRNGVAMQSDADVLEAELLTVGQQLGQFEASRESYRGMLGLFIGEALGDRTLLRPAVVEAPMGGNERPELSLFAAKIDRLSAQERLVKSSSMPRLGLFAQGYYGYPGLDFMQGMMNGDWSWNALLGVKLSWNFGAYYTQKNNLDKLRTARRQVEVQRDIFLFNTQLQTTQNQGDIARLRRALADDDRIVALRRSVREAAESKLRNGVIDTHDLLMKITDEATASMARSMREIELLKTLYELKHTMNR